A window of the Thermodesulfobacteriota bacterium genome harbors these coding sequences:
- a CDS encoding NAD-dependent deacylase, with translation MDDLIKRAAKDLASAKNVVALTGAGISVESGIPPFRGKGGIWEKFDPMEFAHIDEFMKDPARVWNVLIKEMKDIVDTAKPNDGHYGLAKLEQKGILKTVITQNVDGLHQKAGNTDVIEFHGNFAWQKCMTCDKRVETIRVNMSQIPPRCECGGILRPECIFYGEMIPTNHLLRSRLVSSRCDIMLVVGTSAVVQPASFMPVMAKQSDAKVIEINPEKTPLTGDISDYLIMGKAGPVMKQIIEELEVLLV, from the coding sequence ATGGATGACCTGATAAAACGAGCAGCCAAAGATCTCGCTTCAGCAAAAAATGTGGTCGCCTTAACGGGTGCGGGTATTTCTGTAGAAAGCGGAATTCCACCTTTCAGGGGAAAAGGCGGGATATGGGAAAAATTCGATCCCATGGAATTTGCTCATATCGATGAGTTTATGAAGGATCCTGCAAGAGTATGGAATGTACTTATTAAGGAAATGAAGGATATCGTTGACACGGCAAAACCAAATGATGGTCATTATGGCCTGGCTAAGCTGGAGCAAAAGGGAATCTTAAAAACGGTTATTACGCAGAATGTTGACGGACTTCACCAGAAGGCAGGGAATACAGATGTAATTGAATTTCATGGAAATTTTGCATGGCAGAAATGCATGACCTGTGATAAGCGAGTGGAAACTATCCGGGTAAATATGTCGCAAATACCCCCACGGTGTGAGTGCGGAGGTATTTTAAGGCCCGAATGCATTTTTTATGGCGAGATGATTCCAACAAATCACCTGCTACGTTCCAGGCTGGTGTCCTCCCGGTGTGATATCATGCTGGTAGTGGGAACTTCAGCAGTGGTACAACCTGCATCCTTTATGCCGGTTATGGCAAAACAATCAGATGCCAAAGTGATAGAAATCAATCCGGAAAAAACCCCTCTGACAGGTGATATCAGCGACTACCTTATCATGGGAAAAGCAGGACCTGTAATGAAACAAATCATAGAAGAACTTGAGGTACTCCTTGTTTAA
- a CDS encoding SpoIIE family protein phosphatase: MSLRTKLLVFSIILALIPLGIAGRSLIKITRDELKSSANDKLIITAKKVTQEIEDFYKYSWLAPLRLIKKAVENEDLGVNAKLSLLTEGIKDIADIVALQISVQGASTPLLVTQDEFSHKLSKISVDSKQFLKLTPEQIETLKKDGVIFAGDLTYLNDADAWLITLILELDQRTFGRRATLSARINLDRLRKRIENNQSAEKIPITLINPQGRKIFASGMPDLSKNRLVKTVKELLASNIRTIGAQPYQRPSGEKMLGAYGIPTILKMGVIVEKNEEDAYQAAAEMQRNLFIWIVFGFSVAVVGAIIVSVSLTRPLLKLTRAARQISQGNLSTRIEGKEQKNEIGELSAAFNKMVDDLRLYIDKLTETTKAKERVESELELGKTIQQGFLPKEFPRFKEIEVWGKCDPAREVGGDYFDFFQIDDNNCGIVIGDVSGKGVPAALFMAVSRTLFRILSSRDLPPDMVLTEFNDRLVALDQGANMFITLFYGVFNMTTGRFIYSTAGHNMPFVKTSMAPGENFAMLPQMKTMVAGMMEGMSMDLAEINLNKGGAIVLYTDGITEAINKQNEEFGEKRFARLLDKYADLPAQDMCEKLIEDVNAFQIEREQFDDMTMFILKKR; this comes from the coding sequence ATGAGTCTAAGAACCAAATTGCTTGTTTTCTCTATTATTCTTGCATTGATTCCCTTGGGAATTGCCGGAAGGAGCTTGATCAAGATAACCAGGGATGAGTTAAAAAGCTCTGCCAACGACAAACTTATCATAACGGCCAAGAAGGTCACCCAGGAAATTGAGGATTTTTATAAATATTCGTGGTTGGCGCCTCTCAGGTTAATCAAAAAAGCGGTTGAGAATGAAGATCTGGGTGTCAATGCAAAGCTTTCTCTTCTAACCGAGGGAATCAAAGATATTGCTGATATTGTCGCGCTTCAAATTTCTGTTCAGGGTGCTTCGACTCCGCTCCTGGTGACTCAAGATGAATTTTCCCATAAGCTTAGCAAAATATCTGTCGATTCAAAGCAATTCCTCAAACTAACACCCGAACAGATTGAAACATTAAAAAAGGATGGAGTGATCTTTGCAGGCGATTTAACCTATCTAAACGATGCAGATGCATGGCTAATTACCCTGATCCTGGAACTGGACCAAAGAACCTTCGGCCGCAGGGCAACCCTTTCCGCCAGAATCAATCTTGATCGCCTTAGAAAACGCATTGAAAACAATCAATCTGCTGAAAAAATTCCCATCACCCTAATTAATCCTCAGGGACGAAAGATTTTTGCCTCAGGCATGCCGGATCTCAGTAAGAACCGACTGGTTAAAACAGTGAAAGAATTGCTGGCTTCGAATATCCGCACAATTGGCGCCCAACCCTATCAGCGGCCCTCAGGCGAAAAAATGTTGGGTGCATATGGTATCCCAACTATACTGAAGATGGGAGTGATTGTGGAAAAGAATGAAGAAGACGCCTACCAAGCCGCAGCAGAGATGCAGCGCAACCTTTTTATCTGGATCGTTTTCGGTTTTTCCGTCGCCGTGGTTGGAGCAATTATTGTTTCCGTCTCTTTGACAAGACCCCTGCTGAAACTGACACGGGCTGCGCGCCAAATTTCGCAAGGTAATCTTTCGACCCGTATTGAAGGTAAAGAACAAAAAAACGAAATTGGTGAGTTGTCCGCCGCTTTTAATAAAATGGTGGATGATCTTCGTTTGTATATTGACAAACTGACGGAAACCACCAAGGCCAAGGAAAGGGTAGAGAGCGAACTGGAACTCGGCAAGACGATTCAACAGGGCTTTCTTCCTAAAGAATTCCCCCGGTTTAAAGAAATTGAAGTGTGGGGTAAATGCGATCCTGCACGGGAGGTTGGAGGAGATTATTTTGATTTTTTTCAAATTGACGACAATAATTGTGGAATAGTTATCGGCGATGTTTCCGGTAAAGGAGTTCCTGCAGCCCTCTTTATGGCTGTAAGCCGTACATTATTTCGCATATTAAGCTCCAGAGACTTGCCCCCCGACATGGTGCTCACCGAGTTCAACGACAGACTTGTGGCTTTGGACCAGGGAGCAAATATGTTTATCACCTTATTTTATGGTGTGTTCAATATGACTACCGGTCGATTTATTTATTCAACAGCCGGACACAATATGCCTTTTGTTAAAACATCAATGGCTCCTGGTGAAAATTTTGCCATGTTGCCCCAGATGAAGACCATGGTAGCAGGAATGATGGAAGGTATGTCCATGGATTTGGCCGAAATCAATCTGAACAAAGGGGGAGCCATCGTACTGTATACCGATGGAATAACTGAAGCGATAAATAAGCAGAATGAGGAGTTCGGAGAAAAGCGTTTTGCCCGGCTTCTTGATAAGTATGCAGACCTGCCTGCACAAGATATGTGCGAAAAGTTAATTGAAGATGTAAATGCTTTTCAGATCGAAAGAGAGCAGTTTGATGATATGACGATGTTTATCTTAAAAAAAAGATAA